The following proteins are co-located in the Candidatus Auribacterota bacterium genome:
- a CDS encoding excinuclease ABC subunit UvrA has protein sequence MTPDKIIIANARTHNLKGISLEIPKHRIVVFTGVSGSGKSSLVFDTIYTEAQRQLIETFSSFARARLPKLSKPDVEEIRNISTAIVIDQKRMGTTLRSTVGTATELYTYLRLLFSRCGTPFIGPSFFFGFNHPAGMCPACKGLGKRIRIDTTLLLDEEKTIREGAIVHPDYKVGAWNWLEMVAIGLFDVDKKLKDFSEKERADLLYAEGIPVDKTHGAGTYTKNYQGVVRKLERLHINKAKDQLSAARRDAYERYFVYSDCDSCGGARINEKARSVTLNGRTIPDLVNMELTDLRKFLATVGGDVARPMVRKMQQMLSYMVDIDVGYLSLNRAVATLSGGESQRVKMARQLGCDLVDLMYILDEPSIGLHPKDINAMIGMLKKLRDKGNSVLVVEHDPAVIRAADYAVDIGPRAGRQGGEVVYAGTVDGLLRSKGITGEYLNRNTRDGGRRKAWTKSIEIRNATLHNLKNVSTRIPRGVLTCVTGVAGSGKSSLIHGVFIEENRDAVSIDQSPVGRSSRSNPATYIGFFDLIRKEFARATAAAPSLFSFNSKGACPQCKGLGTISVEMSFLDEIKITCDECQGKRYTEDVLALRYRGKNIHDILNMTVAEAQEFFNNPEINKRLRILCDVGLDYLEIGQPLSTLSGGEAQRIKLASELHKKGEIYIMDEPTTGLHMADIEKLLQIIRSLVDNDNTVIVIEHNLDVIQCADWIIDLGPEGGARGGTIVCEGTPEDLMRCGESFTGRYLRGEETCAEDA, from the coding sequence ATGACCCCGGACAAGATCATCATCGCGAACGCGCGGACCCACAACCTGAAGGGCATCTCCCTGGAGATCCCCAAGCACCGGATCGTGGTCTTCACCGGCGTGTCGGGGTCGGGGAAATCGTCCCTGGTCTTCGACACGATCTACACAGAGGCCCAGCGGCAGCTCATCGAAACATTCTCCTCCTTCGCGCGGGCCCGGCTCCCCAAGCTCTCCAAGCCCGACGTGGAGGAGATACGGAACATCTCGACAGCCATCGTGATCGACCAGAAACGGATGGGGACGACGCTGCGCAGCACGGTGGGGACCGCGACGGAGCTCTACACCTACCTGCGGCTCCTGTTCTCGCGGTGCGGCACGCCGTTCATCGGCCCGTCGTTCTTTTTCGGGTTCAATCATCCGGCGGGGATGTGCCCCGCCTGCAAGGGGCTCGGGAAGAGGATACGGATCGACACGACCCTCCTGCTCGACGAGGAGAAGACCATCCGGGAGGGGGCGATCGTCCATCCCGACTACAAGGTGGGCGCGTGGAACTGGCTGGAGATGGTGGCGATCGGCCTGTTCGATGTGGACAAGAAGCTGAAGGATTTCTCCGAGAAGGAGCGCGCCGACCTGCTCTACGCGGAGGGGATCCCGGTCGATAAGACGCACGGCGCCGGGACCTACACGAAGAACTACCAGGGGGTCGTCAGGAAGCTCGAGCGGCTGCACATCAACAAAGCGAAGGACCAGCTCTCCGCGGCGCGGCGGGACGCGTACGAGCGGTACTTCGTCTACTCGGACTGCGATTCCTGCGGGGGGGCGCGGATCAACGAGAAGGCGCGGTCCGTCACCCTGAACGGCAGGACGATCCCCGATCTGGTGAACATGGAGCTCACCGACCTCCGCAAGTTCCTCGCAACGGTCGGCGGGGATGTCGCGCGGCCGATGGTCCGGAAGATGCAGCAGATGCTCTCCTATATGGTTGACATCGACGTGGGGTACCTGTCGCTCAACCGCGCCGTGGCCACGCTCTCGGGCGGGGAGAGCCAGAGGGTGAAGATGGCACGGCAGCTCGGGTGCGACCTCGTGGACCTGATGTACATCCTGGACGAGCCGTCGATCGGCCTCCACCCGAAAGACATCAACGCGATGATCGGGATGCTGAAAAAGCTGAGGGACAAGGGAAACAGCGTTCTGGTCGTCGAGCACGACCCGGCAGTGATACGGGCGGCCGACTATGCCGTCGACATCGGGCCCCGCGCCGGAAGGCAGGGGGGGGAGGTGGTGTATGCCGGGACGGTCGACGGGCTCCTGCGGTCGAAAGGGATCACTGGGGAGTACCTGAACAGGAACACGAGGGACGGCGGCCGGCGAAAGGCATGGACGAAGTCCATCGAGATCAGGAATGCGACCCTGCATAATCTAAAAAATGTCTCAACCAGGATCCCCCGGGGCGTGCTCACGTGCGTGACCGGCGTGGCGGGCTCCGGGAAGAGCAGCCTTATCCACGGCGTGTTCATCGAGGAGAACAGGGATGCGGTCAGTATCGACCAGTCGCCCGTCGGAAGATCCTCGAGATCCAACCCCGCGACATACATCGGCTTTTTCGACCTGATCAGAAAGGAGTTCGCGCGTGCCACGGCGGCGGCCCCCTCGCTGTTCAGCTTCAACTCGAAGGGCGCATGCCCCCAGTGCAAGGGCCTTGGCACAATAAGCGTGGAGATGAGTTTCCTGGACGAGATCAAGATAACCTGCGACGAGTGCCAGGGAAAAAGGTACACGGAGGATGTCCTCGCCCTGCGGTACAGAGGGAAGAATATCCATGACATCCTGAACATGACTGTTGCTGAGGCGCAGGAGTTCTTCAACAATCCCGAGATCAATAAGAGACTGCGGATCCTGTGCGACGTGGGATTGGACTACCTGGAGATCGGGCAGCCGTTGAGCACGCTGTCGGGAGGCGAGGCCCAGAGGATCAAACTGGCGTCGGAGCTGCATAAAAAGGGCGAGATATATATCATGGACGAGCCCACCACGGGGCTCCACATGGCCGATATCGAAAAACTGCTGCAGATCATCAGGAGCCTGGTCGATAATGACAATACCGTAATCGTGATCGAGCACAACCTGGATGTCATACAATGCGCCGACTGGATCATCGACCTGGGACCGGAAGGGGGCGCCAGGGGAGGGACAATCGTGTGTGAGGGAAC